The DNA window GCTGATAAATTTGCTGAAACTGCTTCAAAACTAAAATCATCAAAATTACCATTGGTACTGTGTTCATTGGATCCTGTTGCAATGAAAGCTGCCCTAGAAAATGTGGGTGATGAAAGGCCACTGATTTATGCTGCAACCGAAAACAACTTCGATGAAATGGCTGAACTGGCACTGGAATATGATTGTCCACTGGCAATTTTTGTTCCCAACGATCTGGAGAAGATGAAGGAGATCTCAAATATTCTTCGATCCAAGGGTGTTCATGAACTAGTTCTTGATCCAGGTACCTATGTCAACGATGGAATCGGTGATACACTTGATAACTTCGTCATGATCAGAAGACTGGCCATCGAAGAGAGGGATGAGGATTTCAGATTCCCAATTATGGGAATTCCAGCTTTAACATGGTTGTATGAGAAGGATGAAATACAGGGTGGTATAAAAGAGGCAACAGTAGCAGCCACTTTGATGAATAAATATGCGGATATGTTAATAATTCATGGAACCAACATATGGGAACTTATACCAGTTTTAACATTACGTCAAAGTGTTTTCACAGATCCGAGGAAGCCGCAGGCAGTTGATGCAGGGCTGTACGAGTTTGGTGAATTAAATGAAGACTCACCAGTGGCACTCACAACCAACTTCGCACTCACCTACTACACGGTAGAAGGAGATCTTAAATCTGGAAAATCTAACTGTTACTTACTTGTATTAGATACAGAAGGACGTGCAGTTGATGTTTCTCTTGCAGGGGGACAGTTAACTGGAGCATCTGTAGCAGAATTGATTAAAGATTCTGGTATAGAAGATAAAGTTAAAACAAGAACTCTGATCATACCAGGTCTAGCAGCACCAATTAGCGGTGAAATAGAGGATGATTCAGGATGGGAAGTTCTGGTAGGTCCAAGGGACTCTTCAGGTATGCCTGATTTCTTCCACAAACTAGAAGAAAAACAGGAAGCCAAGTAAAAAGATGAACAAACTAAAAATTTCATGGGAATGATTCAATGAAGACATTGATGGTAGTAGATCCAAGAATGTGCACCGAGTGCAAGGACTGTGTCACAGCGTGCAAGGAAGAACACGGAGTTTCAAGGGTGAAAAAAACATCCACCGTACCTCTCTTCTGTATGCACTGTCATCCTGATAAGGCTCCATGTGCAAGAATATGTCCAACCAATGCAATAAAGGAAGAAGATGGAGTGTTGATGGTTGATGAGGATGCTTGCATACTCTGCAGACTATGCATGATCTCATGTCCAGTCGGGATGATGGTTATGGATCTCGAAAAGAAATCCACGCAGAAATGTACATTGTGTTTTGAAAAGGAGGACAGAATTCTTCCAGCTTGTGTTGAAGCATGTAAAGACAATGTTTTAAAGGTTTTCTCTGTGGAGGATCTAGAAGATCTCAAGGACGACACAACATTTGCTGACATAATTGAAGAGGCAATGAAGATATACCAAGAGAAGATATGATTAAATCTTCCATTTTTCTTCTTAACCTAAAATTAAAATAGAATTTTGAATCCCAATTTTTTTTATTTTTCGAGCAATATTTTATCTGATTTTATTTTGAATCCTTCATTAATGAGCATTTCAATTTTCATTTGTTTTCCTCCCCTAAAACCTCCAATCTTACCATCAGACCTAACAACTCTATGGCAGGGAACAACAATTGGGAATGGATTTTTGCCTATAGCTGTTCCTACTGCTCTGTAACCTTGGGTTTTCACAGCTGTGGCAATTTCTTTGTAGGTTTTTACCTGACCGTGTGGTATTGAAGCAACTTCTAAAATAACATCCCTTTCAAAGGTAGTGTTCAGTGTAGCAGTTTCATGGGAGGATTCATTGGAAATATTCAGTTCAAGGAGTTCAATGTCGAAGTTTGACGTGTTTCCATGGTATATTTCGGCAATAATCCCAACGATCTCATCGTACATATTATTTATTATGAATTTAGGATGGTAATTTGATATTTCAGTTACCAAATCTTCAAGGTTGGTTTGGGGGAGTGCTATCCTTACGATCTTTCCCTTTTGGGAAAATGCTGCTGCGAAGTATAGTTTGTTAGTTTTATGAATTGAAATTATCACTAGATCCTTTCTTTTATTCATAGTTATCAACCAACCCAAAGTCTTCAATCTATTTTCATAAACTTAGAATGAATAACATCTCCAAAAGTTATTTTTTTAGGTAAGAATCTTAAAACTATCTACTATGAGATCTACATCGTCGTTAAATATTTCGAAGTTGTCGGGTTCACCAGCAAACCACAAGTAGTACAACATGTCCTTCTTTTTATAGGCAACTATCATTATCTTGGTCACTGATGATCCATGGGGGTTTTCACCCACCAGTATATAGGTTTCCATGCCTCTGGAAATAAAACCCATCTCAGATGTGATACTACTATTTTGCATCATGAACACATTCTTAAGAATTTCTGCAAATTCCTCTGCACTTATGTCTTCAGCCTCTTCATTCCTGTTAATGGAGAAATGTATTGAGTTGTTGGCAACACCACCAATAATAACTTTTTTATCATCAGTAGTTTCAATTATCTCCCATTTATTAGGATATTCGAATGAAATTTCACCGTTTTCAAAATTAACGATCCATGAACCTTTTCCAAGGGCCTGAATTTTTTTTAGGGCTTCCTCAGCTTTAATTCTCACGTATATGTACTGGTCATCAAGGGCATTTATTAGGGCATCTACGGCTCTTTCATCACCAATATTTCCTAAAGCTTCGATAATACGGCCTCGAACGTATTTGTTCTGGTTTTTATATCTTGAGTTATAAAGAGAATCGATCAGTGGTTCCACAGCCCTTTCATCTTTAATTTTTCCCAGAACCACAGCGATCTGGGATCGGAGTTGCCAATCATCAGTGTCAAATGATTTTAACAGTTCTCCAACCGCGGGTTTACCAATTTTTCCGAGGGCCATAACAGATTTCCATCTAACATCACTGTCAGTATCCTTGAGGGTGTTCACGAGAGGTTTGATCGCCCGTTCGTCCCCAATTTTTCCAAGTGCGATGGCTGCATACTTCCTCACATGCCAATCAGAATCTGTGAGAGAATTTAAAAGAGGTTCATAACCTTTTTCATTTCCAATATCTCCCAGTGCTATGGTAGCATTCCTTCTTACAGCCCAACTAACATCGTTGAGGGCAGTTATTAGGGCATCTACTCCTCTGTCATCCTTCAACCTACCAAGTGCTGCAGCTGCCTTCCAACGAACTTCTTCATCAGAATCCACAAGAAGGGTTTCTATTAATGCAGGTACTGCTATTTTATCCCCAATTATTCCCAGGGCTTCTGCTGAATTTTCTCTAACAGCAATAAGAACAGTAAATTCGTCCTGCCAGCTTTCATATTTCAAGGATTCAATCAATGCTCCAACTGTTCTTTCATCACCAAGTCTTTTGAGTGAAATTGCAGCATCTTTCCTTATTAAATAATCTTCATTTTTTAAAGCTCTGATCAGCCCATCAACATCTTTTGATTCTTCCATCAATTCAATATCTGGGTTGAATTCTTGTTCAATTGAATCCATCTATGAATTCACATCCTTTAACACGAAAGTTCATAATAATGTTAATAATTAAAATATGGGAGTTTTCAAATAAATAATTTGGCGTTTAATCTTACCAATTAATATTGAAAACTATTTAACCTTTTTTTTAGTATTTAACAATTTAATCTACAGAATTTCCGTTAATAACTTCATTAAATTTGGATTTTTTCCCACAAATTTCAATGCAGCTATCTTGGATATGGATTCAATGTCCTGGTTTTCAATAAACTCAGCAAGAGAATTCATATCTTTGTCACTGAGTTTATCTGCCATTTTACGGTACTTAGCAGATTGGGATAAACCCTTTCCAACTTCTTTTTTCCAAAGTTTTTCATAGTTTTTGAGGTAGTTTGAGGAACAATCCTCATTTTTTACAGACTCTGCAGCCACTTCTCCCGCAATTCTTGCACAAGTTATTGTGGGGTGTATTCCACCTCCAGTAATTGGATCAACGTGCCCTGCTGCATCTCCAACAACTAATAAACCATCGGTATAAGTTTTTTCTATCGGACCTGACACTGGCACACCGCCAATGTTAAGTTCAACTGGTGTTGCATCTAATTTTGATACAAATTTATCCAAGTAGTAGAGTGGTGTTTTGCCAGGACTCCTTATACCCACCCCTACATTGGCTACACCGTCTCCCTTAGGGAATATCCATACGTACCCCTTGGGTGCAACATTTTCTCCAAAGTAGAATTCCAGGTAGTTAGGATCTACGTCCACCCCAACCATTTCGTACTGTGCACAGGAACAGATCTGCTGTGGGGATTGGATGGTTTTTAAACCAGCCATTCTGGCCATGTTTGATTCAATGCCGTCTGCAGCGATCACAACGTCTGCTTTTACCTCAATGGTTTCACCCAGATGTTTAGCAATCACTCCACAAACTTTATGATCTTTAATTATTAGATCTTTAACAGCAGTCTTAACCATGATATCAGAACCTGATTTCGCTGCTTCGGATGCTAATTCTTTGTCAAATACCTTACGATCCAAAACAAGACCTTCTGCAACTCCTCCTTCATAGTTGATGCATCTGCCGTCGGGTGCGTGAATGTTAGCACCTTTAATTTTGGATCTTATGTACTTCTCGTTTGGTTTTATTTTGAGGGTTTCAAATGTGTTGTAAGTGACTCCCTCGGCACACTGTACTGGACTCCCTATTTCCTGCCGCTTTTCAAGCATTAATACATCAACATCAGATTTTGATGCAAAGAGTGCAGAAGTTGATCCACCTACCCTCGCACCAACCACAACAACATCGTACTTGAGCTTAGTCATCATCCTTCCCCACCATCAATGCTCCTAGTGGACATACATAAACGCAGTTACCACAGTCTGTGCATCCTATCTCAACATTCAACCCGTTTTCAGCGAGTTCAATTATTCCTTCTGGACACACAGTTACACAAGATCCACAGTATCCACAATTTTCTGACTGGACTTCCATCGTTGTATACCACCCTACAATTTTTGATGTATTATATTAAACAAATTTCATATATAGATTTGTGTCGAGTAAATAATGAAACAAATAGTGTGGGATGATTATCTGTTAAACAACAGGGGATTTTCCATCCTTGTTTATTAAGATTTGTAGGATAAAGGAACATGACAACCACAAAAAACCGTTAACTTAATATAGGATGTAAACTAATTTCGATTGTATGCAGGGGTGCCCGAGCTGGCCAAAGGGGGTGGACTTAAGATCCTCTGGCGTAGGCCTACGTGGGTTCGAATCCCATCCCCTGCACTTTTATTCAATTTTAATCTTGTTGAACAGGTAAAAATTTTAAGTTACAACTATTAATACCTGTAAAATGCCTCAGTGGCTCAGGGGTAGAGCGATGCCTTGGTAAGGCATAGGCCGGGGGTTCAAATCCCCCCTGAGGCTTATATTTTTAATATTTTTTTCCCATAACATTATCCTCCTTACTAAACATGCTAAATTAAAATAACTCTTTGGTGTTTAATGTGCAAAAAAAGATTATTCAAATATCTGATATCCATTTTGGTGAGAAAACCTTTTCTATGGAACTCAAAAACAATTTATTAAGACAAGTTACTGATGAAAATCCGGATTTGATCATAGTATCTGGAGACCTTACCACTGAAGGATATTCTCATGAATATGATGATGCAGCAGAATTTGTCGATGAATTAAACTCAATATCTGAGGTACATGTTGTTCCAGGAAATCACGATGCAAGAAATGTGGGACTCATACATTTTGAAAAACAAATTGGGGAACGTAAATTTATCCATATTGACAAATCTGGAGGATTTGTGATTGCAGGTTTAGACTCCTCCGAACCTGATATTAATGATGGACAAATAGGATATGATCAATTGGCATGGCTAAAATCTGAGCTTGAAAAAGTTCCAAAGGACATGTGCAAAATAGTCACCTTCCACCACCACCTACTGCCCATTCCACAAACAGGCAGGGAAAGAAATATATTACTAGATTCAGGCGATCTTTTAAGGTTATTCATAGACTCCGGAGTTGATTTTGTATTAAATGGCCACAAACACGTCCCTAATGTGTGGATGATTGAGAAGATGGTTACCCTAAATTCAGGTACTGCCACAACAAGAAAACTAAGGGGAAATACGTACCCTTCATACAACGAGCTTCTCATTGATGATGGAGGCATATTTGTTAATCTAATAAACACCTTCACAGGATACAAGCGAGAAGTAGCCAACTATGCAGTGGAATTGAATGAAAATGAATACAGTATCTGTTCATACAACTACAATTCAGATAATGGTGTGTAGCAGGTCATAAATTTTTTTTAGAGATCCAGTTTTTTAAAAAAACTTTAAAAAACAAAAAAATTAGATTCATTTAGTAATGAATTAACACTAAATGTTACTAGATGTCCATTCTGTTTAGAATTGATGTTTACATTTATAGAATTTTTTAAAATAGTTGACTAGAATTAAATTTAAAGAAATATTAGAAATAACAGTGATAAAAATGTCAAAGGCACTTGATGTGGTCACCGCAGGGATTATTGCAGGTATTGTTGCATATGCAACAGCCATACTTGGAATTGGAGGAACTGTTATTGGAGCAGTTTTAGGGGCAATTCTTTATCAAGTCATGTCCCACCTCTTTAAGGAACCACTCGAAAAAATGGAAACCCAAAATTTCGAAGCTAGAATAGTCTACGTACTTCCCTTGATTTTGATCGTGATAGTAGAGATATTGTATATTTTTGCAATACTATATCTTAAACCAGGATCAGTATTTTACCAGCTTGAAGCAGCAACCAATCACAACCTGTTCAGATCCATTGGGGCTGGACTCATAATCATGGGACTCTATCCCATAATTCAGTCGGAGTACATCAAAAAATCCTATGGTTACATTATATTAGTTGTTGGATTGATAGTTCTTCTTGGAGGGTTTGCTGATTTCAACACACCCCTAACAGATTTTTACTCAGTTATATATGCAGAAATGGGAATAATTATTTCTTTAATGGTGATAGCTGCAATTAGTTTCGTTGCGATCGCAATAACATCGGAAGCTGTGAAGATATTCAAGGAAAAGAAAAATTTTAATGTTGAAAAACAGAATGTTAAGTATGGAGAACGAATAGATGATTGGTTGGATGGAAACCATCCAAAGGCTAAATCAACCAAAAAACATGATAAAAATGATGATGGAGGGCCTTAAATGAAAAGATCCGACAGTACATTAAAGGCAATATTAGATGTTATCCTGCATGATAATCCTGCAACCCAAGACGAAATTGCTGAAAAATTGGGTTTAACCCGAAGATACGTCACCAAACTCTTACAACCCATGGTTAAACGTGGAGTGGTAAGAAGAGCTTACATACTTGACCTAAAAAAATTTGATGAATTTTCTGAGATGTTCGATGAGGAAAAAACATCCCGAGAGTATGCTGGAGCATATCTCATCAAAGATATGCTTAAAAACATGGTGGGTCATGTTTTCAAACAGTTTGACATGTCCTTTGAATCATTTGTTAATTACAATGATGAAATGGCTAACAAGGCCTTAGAAATGGATTACATTAGTAACAATATGCATGAAAAAATCAGATCCAGTGTTGATACAGTCATATCAATCAATCCTTACTCAGAATTCAGTAAAACAATGGTGTTCAGTGAGGTGGCCTACGATCTAGAAAGAATAGCTGACCACACTTGCCATATTGCTAACTTTGTTTTAAATGGTTGTTACGAAGTTGATGCTGAAATGTTAGAAATTTTAAATTCTATGTATTTAACATCGAGAAAAATGGTTAAATATTCGATGGAAGGTTTTTTAAATGAAGAATTAGATCTTAAGGATAAAGTAATGGATTATGAGGAAAAGATACACGCCCTCCAAAAGAAGGCCCTGAATCAAATTGCAATACAAATGGCTGAGGATGATGTGCTGGATAAAGATAGATCCACCTATTATTTGACATTGTCCCGTGTTGTAAAGGCTTTTGAAAGAATTGGAGATATTTCAGTGGAAATAATTGATGCTGCAGGTGAATTCTACAGGAACATTCCTCGTTCAACAACACCGGAACGTTTCAGAAGAAGATCATCCGACTAAAAAATTGCTTTTAGGTACAGTTCAAAAATTAAGGACTCTATTTATGAGATGTATGAAAAATGAAAAATTAGTTCTGAGCATGTTTATGCGGAGGAACAGTTTTACTTCTTTTGTTAGTTGACTTGATTTTTTAGATCTGTTTTTTTCATAAACCATTCATATCAAAAACTTTTCTGAATGGTTTTTCCAAGGCCATTTCCTCATTCACGTGTGCAAGAAGTCCTGGAACTCTTCCTATTATGAAGATGCCACAACCCATTTTCCAGTCAAAACCCATGTCGGATAAAATAGCTGAATTTGCCCCGTCAATATTCATTTTTATTCCTTTTTCATTGTAAAGGCTGTTTTCTATGTTCATGGCAAGTTCACAGTGTTCATTGAAGCAATCTAATTTTTTAGCTACTTCAATTAACTTCGCAGCCCTTGGATCTTTTTTATGGTACCTGTGTCCAAACCCTGGAACCTTCATGTTTCCATTTTCGAAGTAGGTCAGAACTTCATCTTTGATTTCATCTGTGGATTTGCCGTAGTTCTTCTGTAATTGGATCCCACGTTGCAGCATTTTCATGGAAATTTCTATGGCCCCTGCATGATTTTTTCCAAAAGCTAAAATTCCTCCAGCAATACATGCATTGACACTAGATCCTGCAGATGCCATTAATCTTGCGGATTGTGTGCTTGGTGGTGTTACTCCATGATCACAGAATGATACAAGAACGGCTTCAAACATTTTTTTCTGCTTTTCTGATGGAATTTTACCCTGGAGTAACAAGTAAACCATTTCTGGAAAACTGTAATTTTCTATCAGATCTTCTTGTGAATAACCTCTAGTAGATAGATGGTTGTGTTCCACCTTGGTTATTGCTGTTTTCCATCCCGGATTTTGGGATTTCATCATTCCTTTCAAAAGTTCTTCTGTAATCATGATAAGGATTAATAATACAGGAATAATATTTAAATTTAACCCTTTGGCCTTCTATTGTTCACATATTGTGTAATATTCAAATTTTGGCCATAAAAAATTGGGTTTTAGTATCATATTGGACACATTTAGTGTTTATTAAAACACAAATAGTAACCTTTATATGTTTTTAGAATAAGCTATGGTTGAGGCGTGTTAAACAACTCTTGTAAATAATTGAAATGTCATAACATTGGTTATGGTTAGTTTAGGATGAGGTGAACTAAGTGGATAAAAAATACATTATCGGAATAATTATAGCACTAGTAGTGATAGTAGGTGCATACATGGTTGTTGCACCAGGTTCAGGAAGTAAAGTAACAGTTGTAGGATCAACTTCAGTACAACCTGTAGCAGAAAAATTGGCTACAGCGTACATGAAAGAACACCCAAATGTTAAGATAACGGTTCAAGGTGGGGGAACAGCTGTTGGAATTAAAAGCGCTCAAGATGGTACAGCAAATATCGGTACAGCATCTAAAGCTCTTTCAACAAACGATTCTCAAGGCTTGACTCAATACACTCTTGGACAAGACGGAGTAGTTGCAATAGTAAGTCCAAATAACAACTTAACTGGCTTAACTAAAGATCAGCTAAAGGGAATCTTCTCTGGAAATATAACCAACTGGAATCAGGTTGGAGGACCAGATGCAAAGATTAACGTTATTGTTAGGGAAGAAGGTTCAGGTACAAGAGATGCATTCCAGGACATAGTTTTAGGTAAATTATCTAACGGAACAAAAGTATCATTTGTATCTTCAGCAATCGTACAGAGTTCTACCCAGGCTGTTCAACAAGCTGTAAGTCAGGACCCAAATGCAATAGGATTTTGCTCATTTGCAGATTTAGGTAATGACACAAAGGCATTATCCATAAATGGAATTTCCGCTTCAGCATCCACAATTGCAGATGGAACATACACAATACAGAGACCTTTCTTATTCTTAGTCAAAGGCGATGCAAAGGGTGAAGTTAAAAATTTCATAGACTGGGTTATGGGACCAGAAGGACAGGCAATATTAACCAGCCAGAAAATTATTAAATCAACTAACTCCACCAACTCAACAAAATAAATTAGAGATAAGTTGTCGAATATGGTTTAAAACCATATTTGCCCAATTTTTTTTAAATAATACCAAATTATAGTATAAACTAAACAGATCATTTATTCAATTTTAAAATAAATAGTTAGTCCAGGATTATCCATGTGTTAATTGTATTATGGGTATATATGTGAAAACAAAAAAAATTGGTTTCATATTTAAATTTACACAAAATTTATATCATAAAAATCTAAAGCAACATAACTACAAATTTTTGAGGTGTCATAATGACTGAAAAAACAGAGGAAAAATTCGTTAAATGGGTGCTATTTGCAACCGGATTGTCCTCTATAGCGATAATACTACTCATAATATTATTCATTTTCAACGAAGGAATTCCTGCAATAACCAATATAGGATTTTTCAACTTTGTATTTGGAATGACTTGGGCTCCATCTAATGGACAGTACGGTGTATTTCCAATGGTAATCGGTACACTTGGAATAACTGCTTTGGCTCTTTTATTAGCAGTTCCATTATCCATATGCTGTGCTGTATTCTTATCAGAAATTGCCCCACCAACAATGAGAAAAATATTGAAACCAACTATACAAGGCTTGGCAGGAATTCCATCAGTTATCTATGGATTTTTTGGTTTAGTTGTTCTTGTTCCATTTATGAGGGTGCACTACGGCGGTACAGGATTCAGTTTGTTGGCTGCATCCTTGATTTTGACCATCATGATATTACCAACAATAACAAGTATATCAGAAGATGCGTTAAGATCCATACCAATGGAATATAAAGAAGCTTCATTTGCACTTGGCGCAACCCAATGGCAGACAATAAAAAATGTATTGCTACCTGCAGCCGTTCCGGGAGTGATAACCGCAATTATCCTTGGTATGGGAAGGGCTATCGGAGAAACAATGGCTGTTATAATGGTGGCAGGAAACGTAGTTCAGATACCAGGATCCATATTTGATCCAGTAAGGGCATTGACATCAAATATAGCCCTTGAAATGGGATACGCTACTGGTCTGCATTACAATGCACTATTTGCAACAGGAATCATATTAATTGGAGTAATAATTATTTTACTTCTAATTGCTAACTACTTCAATTACAAGAAAAGAGTTACAATTGGGGGCGGTTACCTATGATCTTTGGACAGAACCAAGAATCAATGGATATTCCCACACAAAAGAGGTGTTTTAGATGAACAGAATTCTTTCACCTAAAATATCCCAAAAAATAATGAAGGGCGTTTTTTGGGGTTCTGGAATTTTAACCATACTCCTACTTGTAATGATCATTGGATACGTCCTAATAAACGGACTTCCAGTTATTAACTTCGAATTTCTTTTCAGTGATCCCATAGATTCTGGGCGTGCTGGCGGAATATTTCCAATGATAGTTTCCACGATTTATGTTACATTCGTGGCATTGGTTGTAGCTATTCCATTGGGTATTGGAGGGGCTGTTTATCTGGCAGAATATGCTGGAGAAAGCAACATTGTAAAAGCAATAAGGTTTGGTTCAGAAACACTTGCATCAATTCCCTCAATAGTGTTTGGTCTATTTGGGTATGCATTTTTTGTAATTTATCTGGGATTAGGATTTTGTGTACTGTCTGGTGGTCTGACATTGGCGCTCATGGCTTTACCAACAATACTTCGGACAGCAGAAGTGTCCATTGAATCAGTGCCCAGATCTTACACTGAAGGAAGTTTAGCACTGGGTGCAAATAAATGGCAGACAATTTATGAGGTAGTTCTTCCAGCAGCTATTCCAGGAATTATTACTGGAATAATTTTAGGTATGGCACGAGCCATTGAAGAAACAGCTGCAATACTATATACTGTCGGTGCATCACTGGCAGTGCCTGTTTCAATATTTGACCCTGCTAGGCCGTTACCACTGCACCTGTACACTCTTGCTACAGAAGGTATTTCAATGCCTAATGCATATGGTACTGCAGCAGTTCTGGTAATTTTAATATTGGTGATCACAATAGTCACCAATGCATTGGTTGATAGATACATAAAAAAGATGATGGGGCGTTAGAAATGCCATACAGAATAGAAGTAAAAGATTTAAACGTATATTTTGGAGAATCCCACATATTAAAGGATATTAACATTAATATTAACAATAACATGGTCACGGCCTTGATAGGACCATCAGGATGTGGTAAATCTACATTTATTAGGACATTAAACAGGATGAACGATAGTATCTCTACTTTCAAGAAGGATGGTTCAGTTTTACTCGATGGAAAAGATATTTATGAATCCAAGGTGGATGTTGTTGATCTAAGGAAGAAGGTTGGGATGGTATTCCAGAAACCGAACCCATTCCCAAAATCAATTTTTGATAATGTGGCTTATGGTTTAAGGATCCATGGTGAGAGTGATAAGGACGTCTTAGCAAATAAAGTGGAAGAAAGTCTTCGAGCAGCTGCTCTTTGGGATGAAGTTAAAGACAAACTAGAAATGTCAGCATTAGGTCTTTCAGGAGGTCAACAGCAGCGTTTATGCATAGCAAGAACAATAGCTGTTGAACCAGAAGTAATTCTCATGGATGAACCATGTTCTGCACTTGATCCAATATCAACAACCAAGATTGAAGATTTAATCCACAAACTCAAAGACGATTACACAATAATAATTGTTACTCACAACATGCAACAAGCAACAAGGGTTTCAAAGTACACTGCTTTCTTCTTGAATGGAGAAATTGTTGAAAGTGGATTAACAGATAAACTATTCATAGAACCCGAGGATAAACGAACAGAAGATTATATTACAGGCAGATTTGGTTAACCTGTTTGGGTGTCGAAATGTATGTAACGATTTTGGAGAACCAACTGGAAAAAATTAAGGATACTCTGTTGGACTACAGTAATGAAACTTCAGAAAGAATTACTAAATCAGTTGAGGGTTTTATCAATGAAGATGTGTATCGATCTAAGGAAATAATTGAGGAAACTAATAAGATCAACAAAAAAAGTGAAGAGATCGAATATGGATGCCTAAAAATACTTGGACTACAACAGCCTGTTGCTAAAGATTTAAGGTTAGGGGCAGCTATTCTGAGGACTTCAACAGAACTTGAGAGGATAAATCTCCTTGCTGCATATGTGGCGCGATATTCTATAGATTCATTGAAGAAAAATTCCAATTTCTTCAAACCAATCCACATTAATCTTATGTCGCATACTGTTCAAAACATGCTGAAGGATGGTGTTGGATCCCTGATCAGTGAGGATATTCAGCTTCTCAAAAGATCTACAAAAAATTTTGTTTCATTGCAAGAATTTTATAATCAAA is part of the Methanobacterium lacus genome and encodes:
- the acsC gene encoding acetyl-CoA decarbonylase/synthase complex subunit gamma, which encodes MQVTAMEIYRLLPKTNCAKCGEASCMAFATKLSDKETDLELCTQLAANEMEELENLLAPAVREITIGKRDKTFVVGGDEVLYRYELTYYNQTPIIIDVNDDMDEEALAQRVKIIEESEFERTGETLVLDGIALRNSSGNADKFAETASKLKSSKLPLVLCSLDPVAMKAALENVGDERPLIYAATENNFDEMAELALEYDCPLAIFVPNDLEKMKEISNILRSKGVHELVLDPGTYVNDGIGDTLDNFVMIRRLAIEERDEDFRFPIMGIPALTWLYEKDEIQGGIKEATVAATLMNKYADMLIIHGTNIWELIPVLTLRQSVFTDPRKPQAVDAGLYEFGELNEDSPVALTTNFALTYYTVEGDLKSGKSNCYLLVLDTEGRAVDVSLAGGQLTGASVAELIKDSGIEDKVKTRTLIIPGLAAPISGEIEDDSGWEVLVGPRDSSGMPDFFHKLEEKQEAK
- a CDS encoding 4Fe-4S dicluster domain-containing protein, whose protein sequence is MKTLMVVDPRMCTECKDCVTACKEEHGVSRVKKTSTVPLFCMHCHPDKAPCARICPTNAIKEEDGVLMVDEDACILCRLCMISCPVGMMVMDLEKKSTQKCTLCFEKEDRILPACVEACKDNVLKVFSVEDLEDLKDDTTFADIIEEAMKIYQEKI
- a CDS encoding methylated-DNA--[protein]-cysteine S-methyltransferase — protein: MNKRKDLVIISIHKTNKLYFAAAFSQKGKIVRIALPQTNLEDLVTEISNYHPKFIINNMYDEIVGIIAEIYHGNTSNFDIELLELNISNESSHETATLNTTFERDVILEVASIPHGQVKTYKEIATAVKTQGYRAVGTAIGKNPFPIVVPCHRVVRSDGKIGGFRGGKQMKIEMLINEGFKIKSDKILLEK
- a CDS encoding HEAT repeat domain-containing protein, translating into MDSIEQEFNPDIELMEESKDVDGLIRALKNEDYLIRKDAAISLKRLGDERTVGALIESLKYESWQDEFTVLIAVRENSAEALGIIGDKIAVPALIETLLVDSDEEVRWKAAAALGRLKDDRGVDALITALNDVSWAVRRNATIALGDIGNEKGYEPLLNSLTDSDWHVRKYAAIALGKIGDERAIKPLVNTLKDTDSDVRWKSVMALGKIGKPAVGELLKSFDTDDWQLRSQIAVVLGKIKDERAVEPLIDSLYNSRYKNQNKYVRGRIIEALGNIGDERAVDALINALDDQYIYVRIKAEEALKKIQALGKGSWIVNFENGEISFEYPNKWEIIETTDDKKVIIGGVANNSIHFSINRNEEAEDISAEEFAEILKNVFMMQNSSITSEMGFISRGMETYILVGENPHGSSVTKIMIVAYKKKDMLYYLWFAGEPDNFEIFNDDVDLIVDSFKILT
- a CDS encoding NAD(P)/FAD-dependent oxidoreductase, giving the protein MMTKLKYDVVVVGARVGGSTSALFASKSDVDVLMLEKRQEIGSPVQCAEGVTYNTFETLKIKPNEKYIRSKIKGANIHAPDGRCINYEGGVAEGLVLDRKVFDKELASEAAKSGSDIMVKTAVKDLIIKDHKVCGVIAKHLGETIEVKADVVIAADGIESNMARMAGLKTIQSPQQICSCAQYEMVGVDVDPNYLEFYFGENVAPKGYVWIFPKGDGVANVGVGIRSPGKTPLYYLDKFVSKLDATPVELNIGGVPVSGPIEKTYTDGLLVVGDAAGHVDPITGGGIHPTITCARIAGEVAAESVKNEDCSSNYLKNYEKLWKKEVGKGLSQSAKYRKMADKLSDKDMNSLAEFIENQDIESISKIAALKFVGKNPNLMKLLTEIL
- a CDS encoding 4Fe-4S dicluster domain-containing protein encodes the protein MEVQSENCGYCGSCVTVCPEGIIELAENGLNVEIGCTDCGNCVYVCPLGALMVGKDDD
- a CDS encoding metallophosphoesterase family protein produces the protein MQKKIIQISDIHFGEKTFSMELKNNLLRQVTDENPDLIIVSGDLTTEGYSHEYDDAAEFVDELNSISEVHVVPGNHDARNVGLIHFEKQIGERKFIHIDKSGGFVIAGLDSSEPDINDGQIGYDQLAWLKSELEKVPKDMCKIVTFHHHLLPIPQTGRERNILLDSGDLLRLFIDSGVDFVLNGHKHVPNVWMIEKMVTLNSGTATTRKLRGNTYPSYNELLIDDGGIFVNLINTFTGYKREVANYAVELNENEYSICSYNYNSDNGV